From the genome of bacterium, one region includes:
- a CDS encoding tail fiber domain-containing protein, translating into MKYILLCMIAVSNALAIPQLINYQGQLTSTTGAPLDTTVAMTFNLYGTSSGGTASWTEAHAAVPVTDGLFNVLLGSVTVLPDSFAVNRWLGITVGNNTEMTPRQQVTSVAHAYRVGTVDGASGGEVQGDISVGRSHTRTGQWSLAHGDSNTVLGAYSTVGGRHNRAVGDGSFIGSGQNNIADGTSNTILFGEGNHTVGDSSSILGGKSNLVNGRHSTIANGSFNSADGSVNFIGVGDSLRTAGSYSCIVGGKSNRVNSDNSFIGGGVRNATDGTSNTIIAGESNNTSGMYSTIVAGRYNCSRGDYAFVGGGGGATAADSNSAAGNYSVVSGGSRNRAASTYSTVAGGSRNLASGFGSTVAGGITNLASGDYATVGGGEYNHARGTLSVIAGGGGITAADSNSAHGLSTFVGGGIHNSAVGNYSVISGGYGHRTSGTCASIGGGASNHARGDFSVISGGGGVFESDSNSAQGRGAFIGGGNSNIANGLSSVVAGGSNNATSDSAATISGGTANAVTDAFGVISGGSSNEVTGRGASVSGGFYNKARGIGAAIAGGGSGVEADSNSATGNSSFIGGGRKNVCSGIIAVIGGGDSNISSASRSTVAGGVRNTAGANQATVGGGVDNSATAAYATIAGGDSNFASQTWAAIPGGYHNEAAGQYAFAAGRYARATNSNSFVFSAGGDTTQSFGTNTFTARAPGGVRFYTDVSATNIGASLAAGSGTWSALSDRNVKENFEAVSTCDILGKVAALDISRWNYKTQDDAIRHIGPMAQDFHAAFGVGENETTITTVDADGVLFAAVQELANRNETLEARVKLLEEVILQMSARTAP; encoded by the coding sequence ATGAAGTACATTTTGCTTTGCATGATTGCAGTTTCAAATGCCTTGGCTATTCCGCAGCTGATAAATTATCAGGGACAACTCACCTCTACGACCGGCGCACCGCTGGACACAACGGTCGCCATGACGTTCAATCTCTATGGCACGTCGAGTGGCGGGACCGCGTCGTGGACGGAAGCGCATGCGGCAGTTCCCGTTACGGATGGACTGTTCAACGTGCTGTTAGGTTCCGTGACTGTGCTGCCGGACTCGTTTGCAGTCAACCGCTGGTTGGGAATTACGGTTGGCAATAATACCGAGATGACTCCGCGCCAGCAGGTCACATCCGTGGCACACGCGTACCGCGTGGGGACGGTGGATGGCGCGAGCGGGGGCGAAGTGCAAGGCGACATCTCTGTTGGTCGTAGTCACACTCGCACAGGTCAATGGAGCCTGGCACACGGGGATTCGAATACGGTACTTGGCGCCTATTCGACTGTTGGCGGACGGCATAACCGTGCCGTCGGAGATGGGTCCTTCATAGGCAGTGGGCAAAACAACATCGCCGACGGCACTTCAAACACTATTCTGTTCGGAGAAGGCAATCACACGGTCGGAGACTCATCATCCATCCTGGGCGGCAAGAGCAATCTTGTCAATGGACGACATTCAACCATCGCCAACGGGTCATTCAACTCAGCGGATGGAAGTGTCAACTTCATTGGTGTTGGCGACAGCCTTCGAACAGCGGGTTCCTACTCGTGCATCGTTGGTGGTAAGAGCAACCGTGTGAACAGCGACAACAGCTTCATAGGTGGCGGCGTTCGCAATGCTACCGACGGCACGTCGAACACCATTATCGCAGGAGAGTCCAACAACACTAGCGGTATGTATTCAACTATTGTGGCTGGACGCTACAATTGTTCACGCGGTGATTATGCCTTTGTGGGTGGTGGAGGCGGCGCAACCGCCGCGGACTCGAACTCAGCAGCTGGCAACTACTCGGTGGTCAGCGGCGGATCAAGAAACCGGGCAGCTTCAACCTACTCGACCGTAGCAGGCGGATCCCGCAACCTTGCTTCCGGATTCGGATCGACCGTCGCGGGCGGCATCACTAACCTTGCGTCAGGAGACTACGCGACCGTTGGCGGCGGGGAATACAATCATGCCCGAGGAACCTTATCCGTCATTGCCGGCGGTGGCGGGATCACAGCGGCGGACTCAAATTCCGCACATGGCCTTTCAACGTTCGTTGGCGGAGGCATACACAATAGTGCAGTCGGAAATTATTCCGTAATCTCAGGAGGCTACGGGCATCGTACTAGCGGAACATGCGCCTCTATTGGCGGCGGCGCGAGTAATCACGCGCGGGGAGACTTCTCCGTCATTTCCGGCGGTGGTGGTGTTTTTGAATCGGACTCGAATTCCGCACAAGGTAGAGGTGCGTTTATTGGAGGCGGAAATAGCAACATTGCAAACGGGCTCAGCTCCGTGGTAGCCGGAGGCTCAAACAATGCAACAAGTGATTCAGCGGCAACCATTTCGGGTGGTACCGCTAATGCTGTAACAGACGCTTTTGGTGTGATTTCCGGAGGCTCTTCGAATGAGGTTACGGGTCGTGGAGCATCGGTGTCTGGAGGGTTCTACAACAAAGCACGCGGAATAGGTGCTGCTATCGCCGGCGGCGGCTCGGGAGTGGAAGCCGACTCCAATTCGGCGACGGGCAACAGTTCATTTATCGGTGGTGGCAGAAAAAACGTCTGTTCAGGAATCATAGCAGTAATCGGAGGCGGCGATTCGAACATCTCTTCGGCGAGTCGTTCGACTGTAGCCGGCGGCGTCCGCAACACCGCAGGAGCAAATCAAGCGACTGTTGGTGGCGGCGTCGATAACAGTGCAACAGCAGCATATGCGACAATCGCCGGCGGTGACTCAAACTTCGCCTCCCAAACGTGGGCAGCGATCCCCGGCGGGTATCACAACGAAGCTGCTGGGCAGTATGCGTTCGCTGCCGGCCGCTATGCACGCGCGACCAATAGCAACAGCTTCGTTTTCAGTGCAGGTGGCGACACGACACAGTCATTTGGCACCAACACCTTCACGGCGCGCGCGCCGGGTGGGGTCCGCTTTTACACCGACGTGAGTGCAACTAATATCGGTGCGTCATTGGCCGCGGGCAGCGGCACGTGGTCGGCGTTGTCGGACCGCAATGTCAAAGAGAACTTTGAAGCCGTAAGTACGTGTGACATTCTCGGCAAGGTCGCGGCCCTCGACATATCGCGCTGGAACTACAAGACGCAGGACGACGCCATCCGCCACATCGGCCCGATGGCGCAGGATTTTCACGCGGCTTTCGGCGTCGGAGAGAATGAAACGACGATTACAACCGTGGACGCCGACGGCGTGTTGTTCGCGGCAGTGCAGGAATTGGCGAACAGAAACGAAACACTTGAAGCCCGTGTCAAGCTGCTTGAAGAAGTTATTCTGCAAATGAGCGCGCGAACGGCTCCGTAA
- a CDS encoding alkaline phosphatase family protein has translation MLKFNRILIGCLLVLPMWAMAQSAPPLTVVVVIDQLPLYLLDNNYDLFGDGGFKKLERDGVLYTECRYSHAVTETGPGHATISTGCKPVHHGIVANGWVDSTGKDIYCVGCPSVKLLTSTGIVDTVAAGCPDNLERDGLSDAWRATFGPDAKIFSMSVKDRAAITMGGRSANFSLWINWTNGHFQSSDFYGDRLPAWCATYNRNASAYFDKTWQLMRDPQTYARADGDTLWYEGGEKIGFGNSFPKSLRGNAADPDKKYIRNLLTSPLGNDYLYGLATTCLDSEQLGRDSIPDLLWVSFSCNDMCGHTFGPQSQEILDMMLRTDSLIADLLTRLETTLGRDNFWLALTADHGVCPACESSLVPRGMGGRFDFAAMEAALNDTLARKFTEGVVPEGGFFSSFGMTTISLHRRNLRDAGLDLGTVATATVDWLARQSGVAQAVVTMKAEDVAVIADDKLRAAIQNSYYPDRFGDLYLHPQPFWQTNEVAATHGSIHEYDVHVPLYLYGQPFGKSRNTAASDPMDLATSLGAAAGVRWESPRDGRARWNAP, from the coding sequence ATGTTGAAGTTTAACCGTATTCTAATCGGGTGTCTGCTGGTTTTACCGATGTGGGCCATGGCCCAGAGTGCGCCGCCGCTGACAGTTGTGGTGGTTATTGACCAGCTTCCACTCTATTTGCTGGACAACAATTACGATCTGTTCGGCGACGGTGGATTCAAGAAACTGGAACGCGACGGCGTGCTTTACACGGAATGCCGGTATAGCCATGCGGTCACGGAAACCGGGCCAGGGCATGCTACGATCAGCACGGGTTGCAAGCCCGTCCATCACGGCATCGTGGCCAATGGCTGGGTGGACAGTACGGGTAAGGATATCTATTGCGTCGGCTGTCCGTCCGTGAAACTGCTAACGAGTACAGGAATTGTTGACACCGTTGCCGCCGGTTGTCCTGACAATCTCGAGCGGGACGGTCTATCTGATGCGTGGCGCGCAACGTTTGGACCGGATGCGAAAATCTTCAGCATGTCCGTAAAGGATCGTGCGGCGATCACGATGGGCGGCAGATCAGCGAACTTCTCGCTTTGGATCAATTGGACGAACGGACATTTTCAGTCGAGCGATTTTTACGGGGATCGCCTACCTGCGTGGTGCGCGACCTACAATAGGAATGCGTCGGCCTACTTCGACAAGACGTGGCAGCTTATGCGCGATCCGCAGACGTATGCGCGCGCCGACGGTGACACGCTCTGGTACGAAGGCGGTGAAAAGATCGGATTTGGCAACTCCTTCCCGAAGTCGCTGCGCGGCAACGCGGCTGATCCCGACAAGAAGTACATCCGCAATCTACTGACATCGCCGTTGGGCAACGACTATTTGTATGGACTCGCTACGACGTGCCTGGACAGTGAGCAGTTGGGCCGCGACTCGATTCCTGATTTGCTGTGGGTGAGCTTTTCGTGCAACGATATGTGCGGGCACACGTTTGGACCGCAGAGTCAGGAGATACTCGACATGATGCTGCGTACAGACAGTCTGATCGCTGATCTGTTGACGCGTCTGGAAACGACATTGGGCCGCGACAATTTCTGGCTGGCGTTGACGGCGGACCACGGTGTTTGCCCGGCCTGCGAATCGTCGTTGGTGCCGCGCGGGATGGGCGGGCGATTTGATTTCGCGGCGATGGAGGCGGCGCTGAATGACACTCTGGCTCGGAAATTCACAGAGGGCGTCGTTCCTGAAGGCGGCTTTTTCTCCTCATTCGGGATGACCACGATTTCTCTGCATCGTCGGAATTTGCGGGATGCGGGATTGGATCTGGGTACAGTGGCCACGGCCACGGTTGATTGGCTCGCGCGCCAATCCGGCGTCGCGCAGGCGGTCGTGACAATGAAGGCGGAGGATGTGGCCGTGATTGCGGATGACAAGCTGCGTGCGGCGATTCAGAACAGCTATTATCCCGATCGGTTTGGCGATCTATACTTGCATCCGCAACCGTTTTGGCAGACGAATGAAGTAGCGGCGACCCACGGTTCAATTCATGAGTATGATGTTCACGTGCCGCTCTATCTGTATGGCCAACCTTTCGGCAAGTCGAGAAACACTGCCGCCAGCGATCCGATGGACTTGGCTACATCCTTGGGCGCTGCTGCCGGTGTTCGCTGGGAGTCGCCGCGTGACGGCCGGGCGCGGTGGAATGCTCCATAA
- a CDS encoding aldehyde dehydrogenase: MSDKLYSNIINGEHVPAQSEKTLALTNPATGEALGSIPLSDSADIDRAVGAARSALTGKWGRMTASQRTKVLFKAAELLSARAKEIAELEARNMGKPMMHVMGEVKQAVEDFEYFAGAASKIEGRVPPVHPVFFGYTLREPVGVVGAITPWNYPIMLESWKVAPALAAGCAVVLKPSEIAPLSANILVEILHEAGCPEGTINLVHGLGESAGAALVKHSGVNKISFTGGTDTGRAIMRECANDMKRVMLELGGKSPAIVCEDANLNDAVLSSVYTIFYGAGQSCDARSRIYVHEKLYDAFLEKFVAATKALVVGDPLDKATHIGSLAHASRLPVMQKFIEAAKQGGGKILCGGVQLKGGIYDKGCFFAPTVIADLPEDNLCVQEEIFGPIVVIGKFANDDEALTKANGVKYGLCATLYTESMPRAQKFIRGLHSGIVTLNTPATALPGLPFGGYKQSGVGREMAMETLDGYLESKTVLAGVTGKPINPFGLTLS; the protein is encoded by the coding sequence ATGTCCGACAAACTCTACTCCAACATCATCAATGGCGAGCACGTTCCCGCACAATCGGAAAAGACGCTGGCGCTGACCAATCCCGCGACCGGCGAGGCCCTCGGTTCGATTCCACTTTCTGACAGCGCCGATATTGATAGGGCGGTGGGCGCCGCACGCAGCGCGCTGACTGGCAAGTGGGGCCGCATGACGGCGTCGCAGCGCACGAAAGTGCTGTTTAAGGCCGCCGAGCTGCTAAGCGCGCGCGCCAAAGAAATCGCCGAACTCGAAGCGCGCAACATGGGCAAGCCCATGATGCACGTCATGGGCGAAGTCAAGCAGGCTGTCGAAGATTTCGAGTACTTCGCGGGCGCTGCGAGTAAAATCGAAGGCCGCGTTCCGCCCGTACACCCGGTGTTCTTTGGCTACACACTGCGCGAACCCGTCGGAGTCGTGGGCGCAATCACGCCGTGGAATTATCCGATCATGCTCGAGTCGTGGAAAGTGGCACCCGCGCTCGCGGCAGGCTGCGCCGTCGTCCTAAAGCCATCGGAAATTGCTCCGCTCAGTGCGAATATACTCGTGGAGATTCTGCATGAGGCCGGTTGTCCCGAAGGCACGATTAACCTCGTACACGGATTGGGTGAAAGCGCGGGCGCGGCGCTTGTCAAGCATTCCGGTGTGAACAAAATCTCCTTCACTGGCGGCACGGACACGGGACGTGCAATCATGAGAGAATGCGCCAACGACATGAAGCGTGTCATGCTCGAACTCGGCGGGAAGTCGCCGGCCATTGTGTGCGAAGACGCCAACCTGAATGACGCGGTGCTATCGAGCGTGTACACGATCTTCTACGGCGCTGGGCAATCGTGCGATGCGCGTTCGCGTATCTATGTTCACGAGAAGCTCTACGACGCCTTCCTCGAGAAATTCGTCGCAGCCACCAAGGCGCTCGTCGTGGGCGATCCGCTTGACAAAGCTACGCACATCGGTTCACTTGCGCACGCTTCGCGTCTGCCGGTGATGCAGAAATTCATCGAGGCCGCGAAACAGGGTGGAGGCAAGATACTGTGTGGCGGCGTGCAATTGAAAGGTGGAATCTACGACAAGGGCTGTTTCTTCGCGCCGACGGTAATTGCTGATTTGCCCGAGGATAATCTGTGCGTGCAAGAAGAAATTTTCGGACCAATTGTCGTAATCGGCAAGTTTGCAAATGACGACGAAGCGCTGACAAAAGCCAACGGAGTGAAGTACGGCTTGTGCGCGACGCTCTACACCGAATCGATGCCGCGCGCGCAGAAGTTCATTCGCGGTTTGCACTCGGGCATCGTGACTCTGAATACGCCCGCCACGGCGCTGCCCGGTCTGCCGTTTGGCGGTTACAAGCAATCCGGTGTAGGCCGCGAAATGGCCATGGAAACGCTTGACGGGTACCTTGAATCAAAAACAGTGCTCGCGGGCGTAACCGGAAAGCCGATTAATCCGTTTGGCCTGACGCTGTCGTAA
- a CDS encoding NAD(P)H-binding protein — protein MKYLIIGATGNTGKAAAEELLKQKLAVRVMGRSADKLAALAAHGAEVFVGDVTDAKAVKGAFTGIDAAYVMIPPNLGASDFRKYQDEVTDCMCDAVATSGTKYIVSLSSVGANHASGVGPIAGLHYMEQQLDGIPDLNTLHLRAGFFMENLFGSLGMIKKMSVYGAACPASSPWPLIATQDIGHYAARRLSALNFSGKNQQYLVGQRDIPGSEVALILGQALGVAPLPYVEFKYEEMKQGMIGAGLPEAAADLFIELYQGFNNGLLDYHRDTESTTPTKLEDFAAQVLKPTYDAM, from the coding sequence ATGAAATATTTGATCATTGGAGCAACCGGCAATACAGGCAAGGCCGCAGCTGAAGAGCTGTTGAAACAGAAGCTCGCTGTGCGTGTGATGGGGCGCAGCGCGGATAAGCTCGCGGCGCTGGCCGCGCACGGTGCCGAAGTATTTGTCGGAGATGTAACAGATGCCAAAGCGGTCAAGGGCGCATTCACCGGAATTGACGCAGCATACGTGATGATTCCGCCGAACTTAGGGGCGTCCGACTTTCGTAAGTATCAAGATGAAGTCACCGATTGCATGTGCGATGCAGTGGCGACGAGCGGCACCAAGTACATCGTTTCGCTCAGCAGCGTCGGCGCGAATCACGCCAGCGGAGTAGGACCAATTGCCGGCTTGCATTACATGGAGCAGCAATTGGACGGTATCCCTGATCTAAACACGCTGCATCTGCGCGCCGGATTCTTCATGGAGAATCTCTTCGGTTCGCTGGGCATGATCAAGAAGATGAGCGTCTATGGCGCGGCTTGTCCGGCATCTTCGCCTTGGCCGCTGATTGCAACGCAGGACATTGGCCACTATGCGGCGCGCCGACTCAGCGCTCTCAATTTCAGCGGCAAGAACCAGCAGTATCTTGTCGGACAACGCGACATTCCGGGCAGCGAAGTGGCGCTGATCTTGGGCCAGGCGCTGGGTGTTGCCCCGTTGCCGTATGTAGAGTTTAAGTACGAAGAGATGAAGCAAGGGATGATCGGTGCAGGCCTGCCGGAGGCGGCCGCTGACCTGTTCATCGAGCTGTATCAGGGTTTCAATAACGGCTTGCTTGACTACCATCGCGATACGGAAAGCACGACGCCGACGAAGTTAGAAGACTTCGCGGCGCAAGTCTTGAAACCGACCTACGACGCGATGTAA
- a CDS encoding tail fiber domain-containing protein — protein MKSILLSLLLTAALAYAIPQEINFQGQLNSAAGTPLDTVVFVTFRIYDVNSGGTSLWSEVFPFVVVTDGLFNVRLGHAAGLPDLFSGDRWIGITVGSDTEMAPRQKFTAVSHAYRVGTVDGASGGTISGKLNVGEFNTNSGIAANVHGRYNQAPGDFSVVAGGGGGLLGDGNTASGSYSAVVGGSGNDATGGYSVVNGGYDNSASSQFSSISGGNANVAADTHAAVVNGFHNFARGDYSFIANGGGPALGDSNSASGKHAFIGNGAKNRASGAFSFIGNGGNEGLSGDGGNTTTGEYSTVLNGQACNATALMSFVGTGVYNDARAAYASVVSGYDNQNDGTYCTIVGGYDNSIVSTANKSLLGAGQWNNVGGDYSGVVVGYENAANGEKCAVICGDDNTADGFNSFVGGGEENDATGSNTFVGGGYFNGAVNGGGIVAGSYGFAGDNAGLVSGFRNRAQGLRSFVGGGSWNHANGEYSAIAGGGNGSDVDSNYVTGLASFIGAGLRNGITGNYSSIAGGATNLADGPYSFIGAGFSNVTSGTDACVPGGYNNTASGNQSLATGYSATASHAQSFVWSSGSTATASSAANSVTMRAPNGFRFFTTTGAVGAQLTAGATAWSVLSDSTMKMDRRRVDTRGVLDKLATMNVDTWRYKHQPGGPLHMGPMAQDLHAAFGLGDDNVTISTIDADGVLFAATQELAKQNAQKDKLIGDLEARVKQLEQIILQFGNEHNSNSQ, from the coding sequence ATGAAATCCATTCTTCTCAGTCTGTTACTAACTGCCGCTTTGGCCTATGCCATTCCGCAGGAAATCAACTTCCAGGGGCAGTTAAACTCGGCGGCGGGCACGCCCCTTGACACGGTCGTGTTTGTGACGTTCCGCATTTATGACGTCAACTCGGGTGGCACATCGTTATGGTCGGAGGTCTTTCCATTTGTTGTGGTGACCGATGGTCTGTTCAACGTTCGGCTGGGCCATGCGGCCGGGCTTCCCGATCTATTCAGCGGCGATCGTTGGATCGGCATAACCGTCGGCAGCGACACGGAGATGGCGCCGCGCCAGAAGTTCACGGCCGTGTCGCACGCCTACCGCGTCGGCACCGTGGACGGTGCCAGCGGCGGCACGATCAGCGGCAAACTGAATGTCGGCGAATTCAACACAAACAGCGGAATTGCAGCTAACGTGCACGGCCGTTACAACCAGGCCCCGGGCGATTTCTCGGTCGTGGCCGGCGGCGGCGGCGGTTTGCTTGGCGACGGTAATACAGCATCAGGCAGCTATTCAGCGGTAGTTGGCGGCAGCGGCAATGATGCCACCGGTGGTTACAGCGTCGTCAATGGCGGCTATGATAATTCGGCATCGAGCCAGTTTTCATCAATTTCCGGCGGCAACGCGAATGTCGCGGCGGATACGCATGCTGCGGTTGTCAACGGTTTTCACAACTTTGCGCGCGGCGACTATTCGTTCATCGCAAACGGCGGCGGTCCTGCACTTGGCGATTCCAACTCGGCTTCAGGCAAACACGCCTTCATCGGAAACGGCGCAAAGAATAGAGCGAGCGGCGCCTTTTCATTTATAGGGAACGGCGGGAACGAAGGCCTAAGCGGCGACGGCGGCAATACGACCACCGGCGAGTACTCGACAGTCCTCAACGGTCAGGCTTGCAACGCGACAGCGTTGATGTCGTTTGTAGGTACGGGCGTTTACAACGACGCGCGGGCCGCATACGCCAGCGTCGTGAGTGGTTACGATAACCAGAACGATGGAACCTATTGCACGATTGTCGGCGGTTATGATAATTCTATCGTCAGCACCGCCAACAAATCGCTCCTCGGTGCTGGACAGTGGAACAATGTGGGCGGCGACTATTCCGGCGTAGTGGTCGGCTATGAGAATGCGGCCAACGGTGAAAAGTGCGCGGTGATTTGCGGCGATGACAACACGGCCGACGGGTTTAACAGCTTTGTCGGCGGCGGTGAGGAGAACGACGCCACGGGAAGCAATACGTTCGTGGGCGGCGGATATTTCAACGGCGCCGTGAACGGCGGTGGTATTGTCGCGGGCAGCTACGGTTTTGCCGGCGACAATGCCGGCCTCGTAAGCGGTTTTCGCAACCGCGCACAGGGCCTGCGCTCGTTCGTCGGCGGCGGTTCATGGAACCACGCGAACGGCGAGTACTCAGCGATTGCAGGCGGCGGGAACGGGAGTGATGTGGACTCGAATTACGTGACGGGATTAGCTTCATTTATCGGAGCAGGGTTGCGCAACGGAATCACCGGCAATTACTCGAGCATTGCGGGCGGCGCCACGAACCTGGCCGATGGCCCATATTCATTCATTGGCGCGGGATTCAGCAACGTTACGTCCGGAACAGACGCCTGCGTGCCTGGCGGTTACAACAACACGGCGAGCGGCAACCAGTCACTTGCCACGGGCTACAGCGCCACAGCCAGTCACGCTCAATCATTCGTGTGGAGCAGCGGTTCCACGGCGACAGCATCAAGCGCCGCCAACTCGGTAACGATGCGTGCGCCAAACGGCTTCCGCTTCTTCACGACCACCGGGGCGGTTGGCGCTCAGTTGACCGCAGGTGCAACGGCCTGGAGTGTGCTGTCGGATTCCACGATGAAGATGGATCGCCGGCGCGTCGACACACGCGGAGTTTTGGACAAGCTCGCGACGATGAATGTTGATACGTGGCGCTATAAGCATCAGCCCGGCGGTCCGCTGCACATGGGTCCGATGGCCCAGGATCTGCACGCGGCTTTTGGGCTCGGCGATGACAACGTCACGATTTCGACCATTGACGCCGACGGCGTGCTGTTCGCGGCGACGCAGGAATTGGCCAAGCAGAATGCGCAGAAAGACAAGTTGATCGGCGACCTTGAAGCGCGTGTTAAGCAGCTTGAGCAGATCATCCTGCAATTTGGAAACGAACATAACTCGAATAGTCAATAG
- a CDS encoding enoyl-CoA hydratase/isomerase family protein, with protein sequence MYTTILYERTDSVLKITLNRPDRFNAFTAEMHKELGDAFKNAAKDDAVRAVMLTGAGKAFCSGQDLKEVKDNPNTSLADRLRLNYNPNIMRIRNIEKPVICAINGVAAGAGMSLALACDLRIASDQASMLQAFVNVGLVPDTGSTWMLPRLLGYHKAFEICSTGRPIKADEALRLNLIDEIVEHDKLDTFTMELAMKYATAPTKAIGAIKRAFNKASGSTLEEALDYEAYLQDILGHTDDYKEGVAAFNEKRKPQFKGR encoded by the coding sequence ATGTACACAACCATCCTCTACGAGCGCACGGACTCCGTGCTGAAGATTACGTTGAACCGGCCCGACCGCTTCAACGCGTTCACCGCTGAAATGCATAAGGAACTCGGCGACGCCTTCAAGAATGCCGCCAAGGACGACGCCGTGCGCGCCGTGATGCTCACGGGCGCGGGTAAGGCCTTCTGCAGCGGGCAGGACTTGAAGGAAGTTAAAGACAATCCCAACACGAGCCTCGCCGACCGCTTGCGCTTGAACTACAATCCGAACATCATGCGCATTCGCAATATTGAGAAGCCCGTGATTTGCGCCATCAACGGCGTCGCTGCCGGTGCGGGGATGTCGCTGGCACTCGCCTGCGACCTGCGCATCGCGTCGGATCAGGCTTCCATGCTGCAAGCGTTCGTGAATGTCGGCCTCGTGCCCGACACTGGCTCGACGTGGATGCTCCCGCGACTCTTGGGCTATCACAAAGCCTTCGAGATCTGCTCGACGGGCCGCCCCATAAAAGCCGACGAAGCGCTGCGGTTAAATCTCATAGACGAAATCGTGGAGCACGATAAGCTCGACACGTTCACGATGGAATTAGCGATGAAGTACGCCACCGCGCCGACGAAGGCCATCGGCGCCATCAAACGCGCGTTCAACAAGGCGTCCGGTTCGACGCTCGAAGAGGCGCTCGACTACGAAGCCTATTTGCAGGACATTCTCGGTCACACCGATGACTACAAGGAAGGTGTCGCCGCGTTCAACGAAAAGAGGAAGCCGCAATTCAAAGGTAGGTAA